From Sceloporus undulatus isolate JIND9_A2432 ecotype Alabama chromosome 6, SceUnd_v1.1, whole genome shotgun sequence, one genomic window encodes:
- the ARL4A gene encoding ADP-ribosylation factor-like protein 4A, translating into MGNGLSEQTPILSSLPSFQCFHIVILGLDCAGKTTVLYRLQFNEFVNTVPTKGFNTEKIKVTLGGSHHHKTVTFHFWDVGGQEKLRPLWKSYTRCTDGIVFVVDSVDVERMEEAKTELHKITRISENQGVPVLIVANKQDLRHSLSLAEMEKMLATGELSASTPWHLQPTCAIIGDGLKEGLEKLHDMILKRRKMLRQQKKKR; encoded by the coding sequence ATGGGGAATGGGTTGTCGGAGCAGACGCCGATCCTGTCGagcctgccttccttccagtGCTTCCACATCGTGATCCTGGGCCTGGACTGCGCCGGCAAGACCACCGTCCTCTACCGGCTGCAGTTCAACGAGTTTGTCAACACCGTCCCCACCAAGGGCTTCAACACGGAGAAGATCAAGGTGACGCTGGGGGGCAGCCACCACCACAAGACGGTGACCTTCCACTTCTGGGACGTGGGCGGGCAGGAGAAGCTGCGGCCCCTCTGGAAGTCCTACACCCGCTGCACCGACGGCATCGTCTTCGTGGTGGACTCTGTGGACGTGGAGCGGATGGAGGAGGCCAAGACGGAGCTGCACAAGATCACGCGGATCTCGGAGAACCAGGGGGTGCCGGTGCTGATCGTGGCCAACAAGCAGGACCTGCGGCACTCGCTCTCCCTGGCGGAGATGGAGAAGATGCTGGCCACAGGGGAGCTGAGCGCCTCCACCCCTTGGCACCTCCAGCCCACCTGCGCCATCATCGGAGACGGCCTCAAGGAAGGCCTGGAGAAACTGCACGACATGATCCTCAAGCGCAGGAAGATGCTCCggcagcaaaagaagaagagatga